A section of the Parasteatoda tepidariorum isolate YZ-2023 chromosome 6, CAS_Ptep_4.0, whole genome shotgun sequence genome encodes:
- the LOC107457250 gene encoding uncharacterized protein — protein MSIYEEAFYLPFCIFNAVIEYIYFVIIHIQNNGPKPIVDIQRHLKFFKYEVTKFVHIFHGKDEVEKCTNMLCIATPVFYSFNGIMYLSKDFRHFKQRIYEDLILSHTTDIILRGTKNISEVCKILNVNNLIKIDKDSLLSILRQYSFFYEDRNDSIFILPYSWLDNFSDAFNGVEQYFMSILQNVFVMTFEDVKIHSQFVPSCGIHSCLTTFCILAASPIFYCKNSNVYLNINGKKMKTQKQQLGVIRLETSYFLSGITTCLLVRLLHGKKLHNWVGEVSNVMKNYGLIFCNVYFKDYSYDMFVVYFHKRTLKSISEIKNLSSLISFRDTVMFDAEYCEGVGGRYYQATKIKVIKQSFKQNISTYEADVDKYKECEYNSFELNAIVKTKLQQKCSCKYCKSEGVQNFSTECIPNNYDEFVEFLKKSFNFSNNEVNLNLMAYQSHCFTSNSSEAKSNLSLKITDSSKSGKEISSLAIKYNGLSCSNETSKCVNYAETDGINKEQNAFEVKVKRPLNQVSRENCKKSLNFSVLHYAFLFGEIESASKDFGIIYGSTDYNSYSVYFLKNALVSLDDNVVLKDIKRFDTVLALVPNIDEDSCPVASLVFLLNSNEVSLILNYEICPSRFVFDYFVPRIKAKCCNLLCHFDLSHALTFEIPFKFVTNMLNEVRRISSLFLMSLADICNLNDKTKEKLQTLVTTVSRKNLTIGNSKSFSTVASLFLFMFSFVDKHKLNHKRFKKCLHYKRMLEKNNGKQTFHQIKRKYCSKQLTCKISFSKDHDNDSLKLKETVPMKHSNSINCLMPNIDQSISFCKNVNSSCSSLGSYLSCAGTSCIKSSSSCTSDDSFYSCKSSSESLSCSSLSSEKKQSLHLASLSISLPQITVPSPEKVPNLNFQAVKFKAVCKSDDTSLKRVMTDDLHTDTKLKLSYRSILSLKSLRNKEKQKFILRDTVFCKNSFRYKVETVARVCVITNTFIFLTPINDQELTLCFPKKLISLKIQSKIMINATLRITYIPCVPLNLSHVLLLETDD, from the coding sequence ATGTCAATATATGAAGAAGCTTTCTATTTGCCATTCTGTATATTCAATGCTGTCATagagtatatatattttgttataatccATATTCAAAATAATGGCCCTAAACCAATTGTTGATATTCAGAGacacctaaaattttttaagtatgaagTTACAAAGTTTGTTCATATATTCCATGGTAAGGATGAAGTCGAAAAATGTACAAACATGCTGTGCATTGCTACTcctgtattttattcatttaatggcATAATGTATCTTTCAAAAGATTTTCGTCATTTTAAGCAGCGTATATATGAAGATCTTATATTAAGTCATACAACAGATATCATTTTAAGGGGaactaaaaatatatcggaagtctgtaaaattcttaatgttaataatttgattaaaattgataaagactctcttttatcaattttgcgacagtattcatttttttatgaagataGAAATGATTCAATATTCATACTACCTTACAGCTggcttgataatttttctgatgCATTTAATGGCGTTGAGCAATACTTTATGagcattttacaaaatgtatttgtaaTGACTTTTGAAGATGTTAAGATTCATAGTCAATTTGTTCCATCATGCGGAATTCACTCGTGTTTGACAACATTCTGCATTCTTGCTGCCAgtccaattttttattgtaaaaatagtaatgtttacctaaatattaatggaaaaaagatGAAGACTCAAAAGCAACAGCTTGGTGTCATAAGATTagaaacaagttattttttatctggTATAACTACTTGCCTTTTGGTACGTCTCTTACATGGAAAGAAATTGCATAACTGGGTCGGTGAGGTTAGTAATGTGATGAAAAATTATGGATTGATTTTTTGTAATGTATACTTTAAGGATTATTCCTATGATAtgtttgttgtttattttcataaaagaacTTTGAAGTcaattagtgaaataaaaaatttatcaagtttAATATCATTTCGTGATACTGTTATGTTTGATGCAGAGTATTGTGAAGGTGTTGGCGGTAGATATTATcaagcaacaaaaataaaagtaataaaacagtcttttaagcaaaacatatctACTTATGAAGCTGATGttgataaatataaagaatgtgaatataattcatttgaattaaatgcAATAGTTAAAACTAAACTACAACAGAAATGCTCTTGTAAATATTGCAAGTCTGAAGGAGTACAAAATTTCTCAACTGAATGCATTCCAAATAACTATGATGAATTTgtcgaatttttaaagaaatcctttaatttttcaaacaatgaagTAAATCTAAACCTTATGGCGTATCAAAGTCATTGTTTCACTTCAAATTCATCTGAAGCAAAGAGTAATCTTTCTTTAAAGATAACTGATTCCAGCAAATCTGGAAAAGAAATTTCGAGCTTAGCTATCAAATATAATGGCCTATCTTGTTCAAATGAAACTTCCAAATGTGTAAATTACGCTGAAACAGATGGCATCAACAAAGAACAAAATGCTTTTGAAGTTAAAGTAAAAAGGCCACTTAATCAGGTTTCAAgggaaaactgtaaaaaaagtcttaatttttcGGTTTTACattatgcttttctttttgGTGAAATTGAATCAGCTTCTAAAGATTTTGGCATCATATATGGCTCTACTgattataattcttattcagtctattttctaaaaaatgcacTTGTTTCACTTGATGATAATGTGGTTCTCAAAGATATAAAGAGATTTGACACAGTGTTGGCTTTGGTGCCGAACATTGATGAAGACTCTTGTCCTGTTGCATCTTTAGTATTTTTGCTGAATTCAAAtgaagtttctttaattttgaactatgaAATCTGCCCATCAAGAtttgtatttgattattttgtacCCCGAATTAAAGCAAAATGCTGTAATCTTCTGTGTCATTTTGATCTGAGCCATGCATTAACATTTgaaataccttttaaatttgtaacaaatatgttAAATGAAGTAAGAagaatttcttcattatttttaatgtctttgGCAGACATTTGTAACTTAAATGACAAAACAAAGGAGAAACTTCAGACTCTCGTAACGACTGTTAGTAGAAAAAACTTGACTATTGGAAACAGCAAATCATTTTCGACAGTAGCATCTTTGTTTCTGTTTATGTTTTCATTTGTGGATAAACATAAGCTAAATCATAAACGCTTCAAGAAATGTCTGCATTACAAACGTATGTTAgagaaaaataatggaaaacagACTTTTCATCAGATAAAACGTAAATATTGTTCTAAGCAATTGACCTGTAAAATCTCATTCTCGAAAGATCATGATAATGATAGTTTGAAACTTAAAGAAACTGTTCCTATGAAGCACTCTAAttctataaattgtttaatgcCAAATATTGATCAAAGCATTtcgttttgtaaaaatgttaacaGCAGCTGTAGCAGTTTAGGATCATATTTATCTTGTGCAGGTACATCATGTATCAAATCATCATCATCCTGTACATCAGatgattcattttattcttgCAAGTCATCTTCAGAAAGCTTAAGTTGCTCATCTTTATCTTCCGAAAAGAAACAGTCTTTACATTTGGCATCCCTTTCTATCTCATTGCCTCAAATAACTGTACCTTCTCCTGAAAAAgtgccaaatttgaattttcaagcAGTTAAATTTAAAGCTGTTTGTAAATCGGATGATACTTCTCTGAAAAGGGTAATGACTGATGATTTGCATACAGACACAAAGCTGAAACTTAGCTATAGATCTATTTTATCGCTAAAATCATTACGAAACAaggagaaacaaaaatttattttacgagaTACAGTGTTTTGCAAGAATAGTTTCAGATATAAAGTTGAAACTGTTGCTCGTGTCTGTGTGATCACAAacactttcatatttttaacaccAATAAATGATCAAGAGCTTACATTATGTTTtcctaagaaattaatttctcttaaaatacaATCGAAAATTATGATCAATGCCACTCTCAGAATCACTTACATCCCATGTGTGCCTTTAAACTTATCTCATGTTCTTTTGTTAGAAACAgatgattag